In a genomic window of Primulina huaijiensis isolate GDHJ02 chromosome 10, ASM1229523v2, whole genome shotgun sequence:
- the LOC140987016 gene encoding uncharacterized protein, whose amino-acid sequence MVAFDAHTINMLYGIPPVMHDEYEEYRAEQVDYNNILQTICIEGAEWRMREDVHVSLAKSDLKSVAKDWYSFISARIKPTEHTTTVIKERAILTFCIMTGRTIDLGQLLQSSMLDYANGNSPSGLLHPSLITALCRNAGVIWDVNEELLKPKNVIVVIQPHRAVRGEQAEARRAEREFNRRAAQRRAHAQAQDPQPPPQPPPGNMRDRLTHLEEEMRNQRQDMDAFRFRTDTFMDYMMDFTSVLAQQFPAASTSGNPFPPPPKWPPIYQPPEFQQPQDDPDDEDGNDY is encoded by the coding sequence ATCCCTCCAGTTATGCATGATGAGTATGAAGAATACCGGGCTGAGcaagttgattataataataTACTTCAAACAATATGCATAGAGGGAGCGGAGTGGAGAATGAGGGAAGATGTGCATGTAAGCCTAGCAAAGTCTGATCTGAAAAGTGTTGCCAAAGATTGGTATTCATTTATTTCTGCTAGGATTAAGCCTACCGAACACACCACCACTGTCATCAAGGAGAGGGCTATCCTTACTTTTTGCATCATGACGGGACGGACAATTGATTTAGGTCAATTGCTACAGAGTTCGATGCTTGATTATGCAAATGGTAACTCTCCTAGTGGACTCCTCCACCCTTCTCTTATCACTGCATTATGCCGGAATGCGGGAGTGATTTGGGATGTGAATGAAGAATTGTTAAAGCCGAAAAATGTCATTGTGGTAATTCAACCACATAGGGCAGTGAGAGGTGAACAAGCTGAGGCACGTCGAGCTGAAAGGGAATTCAACAGAAGAGCTGCACAAAGACGTGCCCATGCTCAAGCTCAAGATCCACAACCACCACCACAACCGCCACCAGGAAATATGAGAGATAGGTTGACCCATTTAGAAGAGGAAATGCGAAATCAACGTCAAGACATGGATGCGTTTCGGTTTAGGACCGATACATTTATGGACTATATGATGGATTTTACGTCTGTCTTGGCTCAGCAATTTCCAGCAGCTTCAACCTCTGGTAATCCATTCCCACCTCCTCCAAAATGGCCACCCATATACCAACCGCCGGAGTTCCAACAACCACAAGATGACCCAGATGATGAGGATGGCAATGACTACTGA